GCCAATTTTGAGTTGTTGCAAGAACTAATTAACTCTATCTGTTGCAGGTACCTGAGGAGCTGTTAATGGACTTGAGAAGCTGTTGCTAGCAGCACTGAGAACCAAAGACTGCAGCTGTTGAAGTTGCTACACAGTCAGTTCTGTGGGCTTGAGTTAAACAAAACACTGCTGGTGCCAGAACTGTTGCCTGAAGCCTGCTGGGCCTGTTGCTGAAGCCTGAACCTGCCTTGCTGAGCTGCTGATCTGTTGAGCTGGGCTGGGCTGGGCTGGTGCTGTTGGAGTAGAAGTTgtgacccaactgggcctctgttAAGGAGTTGAAGAAGGCTGAtccaaagcctaactgggcttttgcaaccaaactgaacagctgggctgtgcttcaaaggtaagcctaaacccattaagagaacccaacctgtgggcttccatttttaatttgtgggcttgtaataattttttccattttttttgttgggcttgtaatttaagttaacttttgggtttgtatttgagcttaactgtgggattgtccctatcaaaattttgggtttcaaaaacccaacaaacaacctaaacaaggttaactgaacctaccaactcagctgggcttcgttagtttctgggcttgctgaagtcgttagtgggccgtgtacccaaactctaggccgaaagttgggctctgtttcacaacagttcccaaaacccattgcctcaccaaagcacaaccaaaacagtgggcttatcccaataagaaccaaatttttaatcccatcaaaaaccaaatgtttttcattcccatcaaaaccaaatttttcccaaaaatccaaacccattaaaaccaaatagtgggctttgtgtcttttcaatatgggccaacctcgtgctctccatgaatacatgtatccgacaataaaaattccattatcatgtattgtattacctcaaaccaataacccttttaaaataaatgcaagcatgatacaaatacttcctatatttcgggggttcgattctgagaacccctatactcatgtaagagagtttgaacaaatttgtcagactatgcaacctgatcatatgtccgaagactctctgaaattgcgtttgtttactttttctttaaaggaaaaggccaaaacatggttttacggtttgagaccacaatcaatcaacacttgggaccaactcacagatctatttttcaaaaaattctttccacatcataggaccatcgctattcgtcaaagtatcaattgttttgtccaattggatgaggaaactgtttttgactattttgaacgttttaatgatttgttgagcgaatgtccacaccatggatttgagaagtggagacttgtcgctatcctctatgagggactagactttaaatctcgagccatggttgagtgtatgtgtaatggtgaatttcttgataaaactgtggatgatgcatggaaatttttagctgagattgcagagaaaacccgtcaatgggaatccattagggaaactgagacactgtcacatgatataggtgataatgaattgaactttgaaaatagcatgtttAGTCCTtcccatgtgtatgatattgaatatgaacctaatctagaggaacatgagttgactaatgacaccacaactgctaatagggacaagtatgcatattactatgatgatgatgatgataatgttatgttagaagaacatgtctatgctaaaaatgttgtggaacctttggtttcaaatacattaagcttttctgccccgaccttcatgaatgatattttttctagtattccatatgcatgtgatgttgatactgatttagatattgtgcaattatcctgtgaagagcatgacttaggtaaatcttctgttgacactaatgatcctatgcatgaaaacatagttgatgtgtctgattccatacttgagccacaatatattgcttctgttgatgataatttgaatatatcggataaccacgattctgaattaggacttgtgcaaattttttgtgatgatgagaatgctacacatcttgagtgtgacttagataatgctgatgtgactgataatattgatactcttgatctcatgcatgtgagacacttggatgtcactttcttgcctaagtcacaatctgatagccttgcatcatacctagatttggtttgtaacaatatttccaaaccaattttcatgagaatacctaatctaggcctggaactgtgtgcctctcaagtcctcttggactattttgcatctaaatacaatactttcgaggagccacagttaggatatgcatgttttcccgtccctagcaaagttcactttgagttagaccttgtacatgatgaacccccaaaactgcgagattttgtttccaaaattttatccgttgaaaaatccaggtttgggggtatctcattttgtttcacagcttcacttgcatgcctatcatattattattgtgtgaagctgttgaaatgtctacacttcgtcttttgggttgatcctcaactctttagattgttagtgtatggtgaattttttgtatataatccagtagataaaaattttaaaaatccttttgttccttttgtatatattttgctaatccaatatgatctcggctgacatatgttggattcttgccttgaataacggagttctaatcttgctttcgccgaaatcgggtattctctttcctttttctctactcaacatgatcctcttcatatgttgtattataattttgttcatattttgaaacattgaggacaatgtttagtttaggtttgggggtatagagtagatatcccgataatttgctatattgaaaaaattgaactcttcctttttgaaaaaaatgaaaaaatcaaaataaaaaataaaaaattgaaaaaaaacataaaaatggagctcatttaccttgaaatgttgactcttgtgcaaatatgtaattattaggagtcttagtctagatatttaggcaccctgattctagcacaattcacatagtgataagaaacttgcacgcgcacgatctatcaatacatgtatagcctcatccttgaggtgttctatcggaagttttagttgccaatcactttagaatactgaacgaaacttgactagcttgttctttggttggttgggatagaaggtggaggttacattaagaaagacaaccatcgaatttaactgggtgcatcaaaaagggctacctcttgcaaagtgtcatgtaattttttgttttttttttgttatgtatcaaaagcgttagcatgtttttttttaaaaaaaaaaaaaaaagagaaaaaaaaaaaaacgatgtatatattcagaaaaatatcaaaaaaaaaaaaaaaaatcaagtattttcaattccatcctctcttgttccaaaaataaaagagagtagtcaatgtaaataagagtcatgtaaagagtcattttgttgtttcattgtaataagcaaggagggtgtatgccattgatgtacaacgcgagtaattgtgaaatacctccaactcattcacaattctcgtaaagtccggacagctagctagatttcgaccttggttcttagcctgagaaactatctcttggtgattagtagtcataacatccgatctttctttacacatgtgtagatacactctacactcttatcacatgtctttatttgttatcagtgctaggattgtgcctttgatagctagattgacatctccattttgctgtgagcttaaactgtcttgcacatgtcacatttcatggaatctgagcttatattttgacctagaactttgtaggtacgttctaagcaaaccttcacgagacttcactcgtccactagggacacttagtggtttaaaaggcttagtgcatacgctaaatgcattcgagagaccagcgacagtggtataggtaggatttccttagttttgttttacttgaggacaagtaaaattcaggtttgggggtatttgatgagtgctaaaaagtgcatatttctatatatttttcttggcatttaactcatcttttgtgcattaattctacattttatcccatattctgtattttctttgttttcaagaataaatatttttattaattaattttgcatttttaggtaataaataaagtttggatgaatagcggagcggaaaagagcagaaaagcggtgaaaagccgggaggaattacacaaggaagtcgcgaagaatgttgtgcacaagaccaaaaggctagaagtgggcttgaagaggaagaattgttcttaaagaagatatgggcttggcatacccaaggcccaaaaccctcacccaaatccaattcctatatccatacccgtttccctttctagccgtcagattggatcatctcagcatcctacggtcgcttcatcgtcgtgcatcgaagtctgaagctcctgtcaaacactacagcacctaactccatcttgagacgtcagtttcgttgtatcgggcatccaacggtcgcttcccgcttccttccatctcgccgttagatcgatccatcatcttcgcatccaacgtctcatcctcgctgttcatcaacaattgctaaacccactcaacaccctagcatctaggtttataacccaaaaccaaacaaacccaatccattttccatcgagccatctccttctttccctttctcttcagacgccataccaccaccatttccaccacctgatccgccaccaactctctgtcaccacctcaaccatcatcataaccaccacgtccatcaaaggaacctaatcccatcattttcccttctccttagccacctattttctcaatttctgcacgttttctatcagaaaccctagcgtgtaaaattggAAAATTAGGTCGAAATTGAGAAGCAATTGAAACGTGGGGAgtatcaggagaagaattggaagcatgggtgagagttatcattcgttttcagagagttggtaaggagtaattttaaaaccctaatttactgtttatttggggatttttgggaattgggtgtatgaaccctaattatgtaaattgggtataaataggacttgtgggtgttgttgtagagccatgcctgggctagccagagcaccaccaagaggcctggaatagccaggacctcaactgttaattttgttttcaatatcagttcattttaaatttcagttgttcaattcatcatgttctagtttaattgctaatggggagatgaaatcatgatgcttctgctaattcaatccaagctatatattgtgcttgttgtgctgaaatgtttaggatagtcttaatcaaagaacatcctttaggttgttaaaacacctaagtggcttctctgcgggtagttgcagtgtgagagccccaactatcacaaggtttagaattatcttagtgcctttagcctcctttctaacccaaccctttgatgagcagcaggcatagaacctccactgccatctagttagtcagaaagcctagaagctgactgataactaacaaggtaCAAGatcagtattgaactgagattgccttagcataggtaaaatggtggatttgaagccttagtaccctgccactgttacctttactttctgtcactatttcagtcacataccaaaacagctcagttgtgtttcaacacaacacaaaattcattcccactgtcactagaaaagtagaaacaacatttgcaccctccaagtccctgaggactttccctttcttcccatcactagctacattcgaccctgtatacttgcaggtgtagttgtaggctttcttaaaaacctaccaTTGATCAACAGGAAAGACACAATTTGAGATTGTTTATTCTAAAGTACCAAATCATGTACTTGATGTAGTGGTTCTGCCAAAGATTTCAAAGGCTAATGTTCAAGCTGACAAGATGGTAGACAAAGTTGTTCAAATTCATCAAGAAGTAAAAACAAAGCTTGAAGTTTCCAATGCCAAATATAAAGAAACTACATATTAACACAGGAGACTTAAACTTTTTCAAGAGGGAGATTTGGTTATGATTCATCTTCGTAAAGAACGTTTCCTTACAGGTACATACAACAAGattaagatgaagaaatatggtcctttcagGATTTTGAAAAAGATAAGTGACAATGCTTATATAATTGATCTTCCTTCCGATTGGAATATCTCTAACATTTtcaatgttcaagagatttttcctTTTCATGGAGACGTTTGAGCAACTCGTGGACGAGTTCCTTCAAGAGGGAGGGACTGATGCAGATCTAGTTCTCTAGAATTTTCtcagcttgtttatcaagttaaaTACTTCCTGTTTTAGTCCTATGTTATTACTGTTTTTAGAGTCTTTCTCTTTTTAGTCTTTTGCTCACGCCTATATATACATGCTTCTTTCGTTTATTGTCTACAcactattttttttatcaaattatTGAATACAACTTGGTTTGAGTAATCTTTATCTTTTCTCAGCAAAGCTTATTAACTTTCATATGTTTTATCACCTCTTTCGACTATTCTCATCACCTCTAGACATCTTAAGTTCCAATAAGTCAAATTTAAATCCAACATCAAAAAGGCAAAAACTGAATAAGCAAAATGAAATTAATGCATCACTGATTTTAGTAATCAATGAATGTGGGGGTTTATATAAACATACCTGAAAGAACGTGGAAGAGAATCCGACCAAGAAAGTAGCAGCGGCCCATAGAAAAGCACCAAGAGCAATAACATGAGTACGGTTATGGCGAACAGCGAGATACATTGCTAATGGATAACAAAGAGATTGAACAATTGAACGAAACAGAGTCAATGAACCTAAACCAGTTGGATCAGTGTGTAAAGCTGCTCCaacttctttgtaaacacctggTAATAACGATTCGTCTGCTCTTTCCATTATTCCTGCTAGATTTACTAACACTAATGTTAGTGTCTCTGACTTCATTTTAAGattctctctttctcttcagGTTTCAGTCTTTAAGAGGTTTAGAGAAAGAAGAAGCAGAGGAGATCCATGAAAAGTGTTCTTGCTTTCTTTTGACTAATACTGACCAGATGAGTTGACTCAGAGAGTCAGACCTGATGAAGTAGAAAGTGATAGTGACAGCCTACAATCTAGGGGATGTTTGGTGTAATAAAAAGTTTGATTCCAGAATCTTTGGGATCTAGATGTGGCACGTGTGACTGTTTTTGATTTTTGAGGTTGCATTCAATTTCTGGGAAGATGGTTACGTACAGAACCTAAAATGCAAAAATCCCAGCACTAGCAGGTGGAATTCTTGGTGTATTACCCAAATACTGGGAGTTGCAGCCTCCGCGCCAGAAAATGAGCCAAAAATTGCAAGGACTATGGCCCTCAGCACCTAAAATCACAACCAAAACCCTGTCTCTGAACAACAATACCAAACATTTCTCTTCTTTACAATTAAAACTAAAAAGTTATATTTGTACACCCCGTTATAAGTACAAAATTTTCTTTCCCAGTAGATTGAACAGCGGGTTCAATCGTTTTTAAGGATATTTCTATATGGAACAACAACTATTTATTGATCCTACTATGTCCTAGACTGCGCAATCTTTTGCTGTCCAAGAGGTCAAACAAATTTCTTCATGTACGTTTTCGCAAATGTGAAGGATACCTGGTTGGGATATTAAACGCAATTGATTCTTATTCACGAGTAAGTAGGGTCTTCTCATCACTCTCATCAGCTGCAAGGCCATCCTCCTCCGCTCCATAATCAAGATCGATCACAGTTTCTTTTTCATAAACCTGAACTTGAGAATAGTCTCCCGCAGTTGGAAGATTTTCCGACTTTAACTGCTCCATTTCTGATTCAATCAACGCGTTCATCTTTGCCCGGTCTCTATCTTTTGGGTAAGTACGATAGAGGAATGTGTAAATGAAGCAACAAAGAGCCATCGGAATTGCTATTGCTGTGTACAGGGCCTTGGCTAGTGATGCAGCATTTTCTCTATCTCTTTCTACCTCAACTGACAGACTTGATCCTTGAGGAATGGGTTTATAACCAAAAGCATGTTGTGACAGAAGTCCGACTACCGGAGGTGCAAAAGATGCTAGCACAGATTCAAAAGATCGATCCAGAGCATAAATGCTCATTCTAGATTTCTCTGGAACTATCTCTGCAAATATTGGACTGGATACGACATAAAATTTCATATCAGCAATTGCACAAGTTTTGAGTACACCTTGCACAGACCAACCAATAGACTTAAGACGTGACTAtgaatggatccaacaatgacaTCTTGGCCATGTCACTATGCTTTGTTTGATACCAACGGCATCATGGCTCATTATTTCAGCCAGAAATTTATCTGTTTATTAACCTACTAAAATTCAAAAGAATCAAACAAATAAGGGAGTCAAATAAAGAGGCTTACTTGTTTGTAGCCGCAGCATTCCAGGTTATGAACAAACCCATGATGAACAAAATTAGGCCGTGTTTGAATGCAGTGTTGGGATCATCAGGAAAACCTAGCAGCAGAATCCATGCAAGTGGGATAGCTGAACCTGAACTTATCTGAGATAAAATAATCCTCCCTGCGTTTGGAAAACGGACAGAGAGCACATCTCCCATCTTTCCTCCGAAAAGTGCCCCAATAGAACTAGCAACTGTAAACATACCCATGAGAAGTGCTGTTTGTTTGTGAGTGAAGCCAATAAGTTCCAACCACATTGGTGCGAACGACAAAGCGGACCATGGAAATGATCCACTAACTCCCTGTGCTACAATAATCTGAAAGGATGAAATTTTCATCACCGATTTCGCTTCTCGAAACAATTCCTTAAACTCTAACAATACCGATTTTGCTAAACTTGAACCATCTGTACTACTTTTATCTACAAACCGAGGGTCTTTGGCAAAGAATCCGACTAAAACTCCAACGATTACACTAATAATTGCAACAAGATGGAACGAAATTCTCCAACCAGCAATGCCCATGAATGACGTGGAAGCTAGAAGAACTGACAGCAGACCACCGAGAATTGTCCCTATATTTTCCGTTAACAATACCGATTTTGCTAAACTTGAACCATCTGTACTACTTTTATCTACAAACCGAGGGTCTTTGGCAAACAATCCGACTAAAACTCCAACAATTACACTAATAATTTCAACAAGATGGAACGAAATTCTCCAACCAGCAATACCCATGAATGACGTGGAAGCTAGAAGAACTGACAGCAGACCACCGAGAATTGTCCCTATATTTCCCGTTACCTGAAGCCATCCAAAAGCTACACCGCGATTATGGTCATCAGTTGACTCGGCAACCAGGGACTGCATAGCTGGTATAACTATAGCAAGTCCAATCCCATTCAAACCACGGGAAACAGCCACCTAAAGTATCAAACATCAAACAGCTTGAATCAAAAGACACTAAAATGCAAAAAGGAATGTGTTTACCTGAGTACACCATACATTTCTTAAGCTTTAGCATGTTTAAGTAGATCGAAATGACAGTTGGTGGTTTATCTATCCACACACTTCTGATAAAATTTGCTAACCCATTCTAGCTGTGAGCAGTCTGCTATTCAAATTTGCTACACCCCTGCAGGTTCTATCGTAAAAATTCACCATCAAAACAGAAATGTTCGCGCAAATGATGAAATTAGACATGTCGCAAGACTCCAAGTACCTTACACTAATCTATAGACGAATACCAACCGAGTTGTTTAACGTTACAGGCCATTGCCCCTAAGCTCCTAGCAGTGACTTTTCTTAAAATGATCAATCGACCCAACCATCATTTGACTGTCTAGCAGTACCCATTGCCACTTTCTGGAGTTTTCTTCAACAACCCCTTAAAATGATCAATCGACCCAACCATACAGTTCTCAAGTGCTAGAATTTTTAAGTGGATCGAAATGACAGTTAGTTTATCTATCTAAGGTAAAATTTGCTTACCCGTTCTAGGTGTGAGAAGTCTGTTGTATGCACATACATACAATTCTATCTCAAAACCTCCCAATTCAAACAGAAATGTCTGCACAGAGGATGAGATTCAGACATGTTCCGGGACTTCAAGTACCTTACACCAAATCTATAGAGGAACACCAACTGAGTGGTTTAACATTACAGGCCTATCCCCTAGGCTCCTAGCAGTGGCTGTTCTTATTAGAATGTGTTTACCTATGTAAACCATACAGTTCTCAAGTTTTAGCATTTTTAAGTGGATCAAAATGACAATTAGTTTATCTATCTACTCCCTTTTGGCAAAATTTGCTAACCCATTCTAGCTGTGAGCAGTCTGCCAATGCAGTTCTTCTCAGAAATTCACTACCAAAACAGAAATGTTCCTGCAGATGATGAAATTTAGACATGTTCAAAACTCCGAGAATCTTAAACTAACTAATCAATAAGCCTTGCCCCTAGGGTCCTAGCAGTGGCTGTTCTTAATATAATCAACCCCATGAATACACGATTTTCTCAACAATTTCAACTTTGTGGAGTTTTCCAACTAGAAAATCATAAACCAACAACCCCATTTTACCAAAAAGAAGAAAATCGATTTTGGATCTACAAAATTATAACTTCCAACAAACAAAACTGAAACCCAAATCCAACTGGAGTACGAACACAATAAATAGATCTATAACTATGAAATTAACTAGAATCTGGGGCAATTCAATTTAGGCAAATTTCAATTAAGGAACAATAGATGGATATTTTAGTTCAATCAGTTCGTGTATTGTGGGGGAATTcaaaattaaacaacaaaaatgaGAGAAGAGTACCACCTACCTCCAAGAAAGTAGAAGAGATGCCAACCAAGAAAGTTGCAGCAGCCCAAAGAAAAGCACCAAGAGCAATAACATGAGCACGATTATGACGAACAGCAAGATAAGTAGCTAATGGATAACACAACGACTGTACAATTGAACGGAAAAGAGTTAATGAACCTAAACCAGTTGGATCAGTATGTAAAGCTGCTCATACTTCTTTATAAACACCCGGTAATAACGATTCATCGGCTCTTTCCATTATCCCTGCTAGATTCACTAACACCAATGTTAATGTTTctgatttcatcttcatcttctctggttTCTCAGAGATTTAGAGACGGAAGAAACAGAGGAGAATGATTTCCTTTTTCTTATTCATGTTCTTGGGTTTTCTGTTGGTCTGACCTTTGACTCGGAGACTTCGGTAAAGGAAAAGGAATGTACGGGAACTGTCAGcacaagtcataaaaaagaaaaaaaaaaaatggctgATACTACCAATACCCTTTGCCAAGTTCAAATCCATCACCTAGTGACTTTGAAGTACACGGAAACGAATCATATCTTATGGAAGGCTCAGTTCAAGCCTATCCTAAAAGGCTATGATCTCACATGATTTATTGACGGCTCTAAAGAAAAACCAGCAAGAACACTTCCAGAAAGTGAAGAAATCAATCCTGCTTTTACAGCCTATGAATCCCAAGATTCTCTAATAGTTGGATGGTTGAATTCAACTTTGACACCTGAAGTACTCAGCATGGTTGAAAA
This is a stretch of genomic DNA from Papaver somniferum cultivar HN1 chromosome 1, ASM357369v1, whole genome shotgun sequence. It encodes these proteins:
- the LOC113300649 gene encoding uncharacterized protein LOC113300649 isoform X1 yields the protein MLKLKKCMVYSVIPAMQSLVAESTDDHNRGVAFGWLQVTGNIGTILGGLLSVLLASTSFMGIAGWRISFHLVEIISVIVGVLVGLFAKDPRFVDKSSTDGSSLAKSVLLTENIGTILGGLLSVLLASTSFMGIAGWRISFHLVAIISVIVGVLVGFFAKDPRFVDKSSTDGSSLAKSVLLEFKELFREAKSVMKISSFQIIVAQGVSGSFPWSALSFAPMWLELIGFTHKQTALLMGMFTVASSIGALFGGKMGDVLSVRFPNAGRIILSQISSGSAIPLAWILLLGFPDDPNTAFKHGLILFIMGLFITWNAAATNNPIFAEIVPEKSRMSIYALDRSFESVLASFAPPVVGLLSQHAFGYKPIPQGSSLSVEVERDRENAASLAKALYTAIAIPMALCCFIYTFLYRTYPKDRDRAKMNALIESEMEQLKSENLPTAGDYSQVQVYEKETVIDLDYGAEEDGLAADESDEKTLLTRE
- the LOC113300649 gene encoding uncharacterized protein LOC113300649 isoform X2, which produces MQSLVAESTDDHNRGVAFGWLQVTGNIGTILGGLLSVLLASTSFMGIAGWRISFHLVEIISVIVGVLVGLFAKDPRFVDKSSTDGSSLAKSVLLTENIGTILGGLLSVLLASTSFMGIAGWRISFHLVAIISVIVGVLVGFFAKDPRFVDKSSTDGSSLAKSVLLEFKELFREAKSVMKISSFQIIVAQGVSGSFPWSALSFAPMWLELIGFTHKQTALLMGMFTVASSIGALFGGKMGDVLSVRFPNAGRIILSQISSGSAIPLAWILLLGFPDDPNTAFKHGLILFIMGLFITWNAAATNNPIFAEIVPEKSRMSIYALDRSFESVLASFAPPVVGLLSQHAFGYKPIPQGSSLSVEVERDRENAASLAKALYTAIAIPMALCCFIYTFLYRTYPKDRDRAKMNALIESEMEQLKSENLPTAGDYSQVQVYEKETVIDLDYGAEEDGLAADESDEKTLLTRE